AATCGCTGGAACGATAAAATTATAAATGTTTCGTTCTGGTCAATCAACGTTGGGCTTATATGTATGGTAGTATTGGACTTGTTTCCTGCCGGTGTAATTCAGCTCAAGGCTGTGGTCGAGCAAGGCTTATGGTACGGTCGCTCGTCCGAATTTATAGATGACGGTGTTTTCTATCATCTTACTTGGTTGCGCGGAATAGGTGCAACATTATTTGTATTGGGGGGCGTTATGCCCTTGGTTTGGTTTATGGTCAGTCGTGCAAATGCTCTTAAACCCGAAGCTAAAAGCATAGAAGAAATGGACGCTTTGCTTCTTAATAATAATAAGGAAACTTCCGAAGAATATATTGTTCTGTAAAAAATATTGTGCTTCTACTTTTCAGCCTCTGTTTCCCAAAAAACAGGGGCTTTTTTTATTTCCCGTAATAAAAATAAATATCTTTTCTACCGATATGTTATGCCTGCGGCACAACAATTTTCTTGTAATTGTTTTTTCTACAGATATTTTGTGCCTGACGGTACAATTCGTTCTTTGCAATGCTTTTCTATTGATATTTCTTATCTGCTGAAAAATGACATTTGTCATATTCCGACTTTTCTATCGATTGTATTTTTGCGATATGCTTTGACAAACATAACGGTAAAATGAAAAAATACGCATTACGAATCAGAATTTGGATTGACGAGGACGACGGCCCTTTTTTGGGTATAGGTCGGGTAATTCTTCTTGAAAATATAAAAGAAACCGGCTCGATTACAAATGCTGCCAAATCAATGAAAATGTCGTATCGCCAAGCATGGCAATTAGTGGAAGATATGAATAAAAGAGCAAGTCCTTTGGTTGAAAAAATGTCCGGCGGTAAAAAAGGCGGCGGTGCAATTCTTACAGAAGCAGGTGAAAATGCTGTTCGGGAATTTCGCAACATTGAGCAAGAACTGAATTTAATAATTGCAAACAAATCGAAAACAATCAAATTTTAATTTTTTTAATCTTCGTTATGCTTTTTCAAACACAACGCTTTTTGTTTATGAAAAATATAAAAATACTTGCTTTTCTGTTCTTACTTCCAATTGCGGCATTTTCGCAGAAGCCTGACTCGTCAAGTGCGGTTCGGGGCGATTCTTTGGCGAATAAAATGTTTAAGCTTGGCGAGGTTGTGGTAACTGCTTCTCGATTGAGCGAAATAACCGAGCGCGTAACCCAAAGAGATATGGAACTCCGTAATTTATTCGATGTTCCGCGTGCTATGGAAAAGTTGCCGGGTATATCCATATCCGCTTCCGGCGCAAGAAATGAAACAACAGTTTCCGTGCGTGGATTCGATTTGCGTGCCGTTCCCGTTTATATGGACGGA
The DNA window shown above is from Bacteroidia bacterium and carries:
- a CDS encoding LysR family transcriptional regulator — protein: MKKYALRIRIWIDEDDGPFLGIGRVILLENIKETGSITNAAKSMKMSYRQAWQLVEDMNKRASPLVEKMSGGKKGGGAILTEAGENAVREFRNIEQELNLIIANKSKTIKF